A genomic segment from Diospyros lotus cultivar Yz01 chromosome 5, ASM1463336v1, whole genome shotgun sequence encodes:
- the LOC127801067 gene encoding myb-related protein 308-like, whose product MGRSPCCEKAHTNKGAWTKEEDDRLIAYIRAHGEGCWRSLPKAAGLLRCGKSCRLRWINYLRPDLKRGNFTEEEDELIIKLHSLLGNKWSLIAGRLPGRTDNEIKNYWNTHIRRKLLNRGIDPVTHRPINEQAADVTTISFASAAVKEEEKVTTSGFDTKEKSPIQERCPDLNLELRISPPYEHRTEPLKTGGRSSACRCFSCSLGIQNGKECSCSDGSSSSNAGYDFLGLKTGVLDYRSLEMK is encoded by the exons ATGGGGAGGTCACCTTGCTGTGAGAAGGCTCACACAAACAAAGGAGCATGGaccaaggaggaagacgatcgGCTCATCGCCTACATCCGGGCTCACGGCGAGGGCTGCTGGCGCTCGCTGCCCAAGGCCGCCGGCCTCCTCCGCTGCGGCAAGAGCTGCCGCCTCCGCTGGATCAATTACCTCCGTCCGGACCTCAAGCGAGGCAATTTcactgaagaagaagacgagCTTATCATCAAACTCCATAGCCTCCTTGGCAACAA ATGGTCTCTTATAGCTGGAAGACTGCCAGGAAGAACGGACAATGAGATAAAGAACTACTGGAACACGCACATCAGAAGAAAGCTTCTGAACCGTGGCATCGACCCCGTGACACACCGGCCGATTAACGAACAGGCGGCCGATGTTACCACTATATCTTTTGCTTCTGCAGCAgtcaaagaagaagagaaagtcaCAACTTCTGGTTTCGACACCAAGGAGAAGAGCCCAATTCAAGAACGGTGCCCAGACCTCAACCTTGAGCTGAGAATTAGCCCTCCATATGAACACCGAACGGAGCCATTGAAGACGGGAGGAAGAAGCAGCGCTTGCCGTTGTTTCTCGTGTAGCTTGGGCATCCAAAACGGCAAAGAGTGCAGTTGTAGTGAcggtagcagcagcagcaacgcTGGGTATGATTTCTTAGGGTTGAAAACTGGGGTGTTGGATTACAGAAGCTTGGAGATGAAGTGA